The Fortiea contorta PCC 7126 genome has a segment encoding these proteins:
- a CDS encoding helix-turn-helix domain-containing protein: protein MQNLYTTPEASRETGIPESTIRSWLRRHPGVFQIDVHVVVEESGRKMWTDAGIELLRSRNTAPENATDDDAENSADDLLESLLANDANALAHEYWRQFPGRVIHRIRQMRDNPTPQDREIMQTSLRAALAAGTSHLLLPTYQPMLLEGDGEE from the coding sequence ATGCAAAATCTGTACACCACGCCTGAAGCATCCCGCGAAACCGGGATACCAGAAAGCACAATTCGCTCTTGGCTACGCCGTCACCCTGGAGTATTTCAGATTGACGTGCATGTGGTGGTTGAAGAATCAGGACGCAAAATGTGGACTGATGCCGGGATTGAACTATTGCGTAGCCGCAACACTGCACCAGAAAATGCAACGGATGACGATGCAGAAAATAGTGCAGATGACCTGCTTGAATCACTGCTAGCCAATGATGCCAACGCATTAGCCCACGAATACTGGCGACAATTCCCAGGCAGAGTGATTCACCGCATTCGCCAAATGCGGGACAATCCCACACCCCAAGACCGGGAAATTATGCAAACCTCACTTCGCGCCGCACTCGCAGCCGGCACATCTCACCTACTGCTACCCACCTATCAACCAATGTTGCTGGAGGGAGACGGTGAAGAATAA
- a CDS encoding S-layer homology domain-containing protein has product MKITRQLLGTILLTVLLQNFPGIVQSQQPEANADKLAEPIQKVTAAKLMSNSADGKFYPERLINRAELAAILVKTFRLEQRQAAQTQNSISVADVPASHWAYKDIQTVLKTDIMRGYRGNLFFPNQRITKAEALAIFAQAYGVFQFPDENVKEILAPYPDAASIPTWARRAIATIITEGFINTDAQGNISPLQPMTRGDMAYLLSKYLQRQKKQADTPEVPILPDAPEPR; this is encoded by the coding sequence ATGAAAATCACGCGGCAATTGCTAGGTACAATTTTATTAACTGTACTTTTACAAAACTTCCCAGGAATCGTTCAATCCCAACAGCCAGAAGCCAACGCTGATAAACTAGCAGAACCAATTCAAAAGGTAACTGCAGCCAAGTTAATGTCTAACTCTGCTGATGGAAAATTTTATCCAGAGCGATTGATCAATCGTGCAGAACTAGCTGCAATTTTGGTGAAAACATTTCGTCTCGAACAACGACAAGCAGCCCAAACACAAAACAGCATATCAGTAGCAGATGTACCCGCTTCCCATTGGGCATATAAAGATATTCAAACAGTCTTAAAAACTGATATTATGAGAGGCTATCGTGGTAACTTATTCTTCCCTAATCAAAGAATAACAAAAGCCGAAGCCTTAGCTATTTTTGCTCAAGCTTATGGAGTATTTCAGTTTCCCGATGAAAACGTCAAAGAAATTTTAGCGCCATACCCAGATGCAGCATCGATCCCGACTTGGGCGAGAAGAGCGATCGCCACAATCATCACCGAAGGATTTATCAACACTGATGCCCAAGGTAACATCTCCCCATTACAACCCATGACCCGTGGAGATATGGCTTACCTCCTGAGTAAATATTTACAAAGGCAAAAGAAACAAGCAGACACGCCAGAAGTTCCCATTCTTCCTGACGCCCCAGAACCGCGTTAA
- a CDS encoding tyrosine-type recombinase/integrase: MKNNRNGQSAILTDTDYSKIRKQIKSQKYKLLLDLAWYTGERWGALVKLRIEDVYNPNGTPREYINFRAITRKATPDGKRQTRQVPVHPVLAESLSNYTPDSSSGWLFPCRDGSMPITIRWADKILRAAIERLGLTAKGISTHSTRRTFITKLHRNGTDLYTIKKITGHKDFKSLERYVEISADRVKGAIATL, translated from the coding sequence ATGAAAAATAACCGAAACGGACAATCGGCTATTTTAACTGACACGGACTATTCTAAAATCCGCAAGCAAATTAAAAGTCAAAAATACAAGTTGCTTTTAGATTTAGCTTGGTACACCGGGGAAAGATGGGGGGCATTGGTAAAGTTAAGGATAGAGGATGTTTACAATCCCAACGGCACGCCACGGGAATATATTAATTTTCGGGCGATTACTCGCAAGGCAACGCCAGACGGTAAGCGCCAGACAAGACAAGTGCCTGTACACCCTGTACTGGCTGAATCTTTATCTAATTACACTCCAGATTCTAGTTCGGGCTGGCTCTTTCCCTGCCGTGATGGTTCAATGCCAATCACGATTCGGTGGGCAGATAAAATTTTACGAGCTGCTATAGAAAGACTGGGTTTGACGGCTAAGGGTATTAGCACTCATTCCACCCGCCGGACTTTCATTACCAAACTGCACCGCAATGGAACTGACCTGTACACGATTAAGAAAATCACTGGTCACAAGGATTTTAAGTCGTTGGAACGTTACGTAGAAATTTCGGCTGATCGTGTTAAGGGGGCGATCGCTACTCTATGA
- a CDS encoding IS110 family transposase produces the protein MTRVVGLDVSKSSISCCLLLEKPVSPREFYYECQFYKFQNNGAGLIGLLALHPEVAVIEPTGVNYSKFWTEHLTKAGVEIRLVGHKQLRNYRENHLGLPDKDDDADSLALACYQFDYGDDLSRFVRIKDKLVSRIRELILRLNHLTRVRSPIINRARQDLAWQFPEIAFVRSVRRSSNKVPLMWGWLAGERESRRYDTLYAVTAGLGLTDSVRFHAKRICDLASEEQLIEDELAQILTDARFSSYRAVFLEFNFGIRVQAVILSQIFPLENFFGEDGKPEIKIRKGRKSGNSTKRHLSLRRFQKALGVAPSLESSGDISKSKVSGGSALCRRALWQWVFSAVEPARRRTNPLLKELGEFLDTEKASGKPVKLVRMRVAVKAVKLLFKMLIATQKVLD, from the coding sequence TTGACTAGAGTTGTGGGGTTGGATGTTTCCAAGTCCAGTATTTCTTGTTGCCTGCTTTTAGAAAAACCTGTATCCCCAAGAGAATTTTACTATGAATGTCAATTTTACAAATTCCAAAACAACGGCGCTGGATTAATTGGGTTATTAGCACTTCACCCAGAAGTTGCTGTTATTGAACCGACGGGGGTTAACTACTCCAAATTTTGGACTGAACATTTGACTAAAGCTGGTGTAGAAATTCGATTAGTTGGTCATAAACAACTCAGAAATTATCGTGAAAATCACCTGGGATTGCCTGATAAAGATGATGATGCTGATTCTTTAGCGCTTGCTTGTTACCAGTTCGATTATGGTGATGATTTGAGTCGATTTGTTCGGATCAAAGATAAATTAGTTTCAAGAATTAGGGAATTAATTCTCCGGCTCAACCACTTAACCCGCGTACGATCGCCAATAATTAACCGCGCCAGGCAAGATTTAGCTTGGCAGTTTCCAGAGATTGCGTTTGTTCGCTCCGTCCGAAGATCATCAAACAAAGTCCCCTTGATGTGGGGATGGTTAGCGGGAGAGAGGGAAAGCCGCAGATATGATACGTTGTACGCCGTGACGGCTGGATTAGGGTTAACCGATTCAGTTAGATTTCATGCTAAACGCATCTGTGACTTAGCGAGTGAGGAACAATTAATAGAGGATGAGTTAGCTCAAATTCTTACGGATGCAAGGTTTAGCAGTTACCGTGCTGTTTTTCTTGAATTCAATTTTGGCATCCGAGTACAGGCTGTAATTCTGTCACAAATCTTCCCCTTAGAGAACTTTTTCGGTGAAGATGGTAAACCAGAAATCAAAATTCGTAAAGGCAGAAAGTCAGGTAATTCAACCAAACGTCATTTGTCGCTGAGGAGATTTCAGAAAGCTTTGGGCGTTGCCCCATCTCTTGAATCAAGTGGTGATATTTCCAAATCCAAAGTTAGCGGTGGTTCTGCATTATGTCGGCGTGCGTTGTGGCAATGGGTTTTTAGTGCAGTTGAACCAGCTCGCCGCCGCACAAACCCACTACTTAAAGAGTTGGGTGAATTTTTGGATACAGAAAAAGCGTCTGGTAAACCAGTAAAGCTAGTGAGGATGCGTGTTGCAGTTAAGGCAGTAAAGCTTTTGTTTAAAATGCTGATTGCCACCCAAAAAGTTCTAGACTGA
- the folP gene encoding dihydropteroate synthase, giving the protein MLGSLIIRDRCFSWGQRTYLMGVLNVTPDSFSDGGEFNNVSAALAQAQAMVAAGADIIDIGGQSTRPGAVQVSLATERERVLSVLEVLRPAISLPISVDTTRADVAREAVDAGADLINDISGGTFDEEMLPTAASLNVPIVLMHIRGNPQTMQQQTDYQDLMEEISRFLSQQIAAATAVGVDENKIIIDPGIGFAKNYEQNIEIFRQLRSLSKLNRPILVGASRKSFIGRILNQPEPKARVWGTAAACSAAIFHGADILRVHDVKEMHDVSLVADALFRQPAQD; this is encoded by the coding sequence ATGTTAGGTAGCTTGATTATACGCGATCGCTGTTTCTCTTGGGGACAGCGAACCTATTTGATGGGCGTTTTGAATGTGACGCCTGATAGCTTTAGTGATGGTGGCGAATTTAACAACGTTTCTGCAGCTTTAGCGCAAGCTCAAGCAATGGTAGCAGCCGGTGCTGACATCATTGATATCGGTGGTCAGTCAACTCGACCAGGAGCAGTGCAGGTTAGTCTGGCAACAGAACGAGAACGAGTTTTGTCTGTTTTAGAGGTGTTACGCCCGGCGATTTCTTTACCAATTTCCGTAGATACAACTAGGGCAGATGTAGCTAGAGAGGCTGTAGATGCCGGCGCGGATTTGATTAATGATATCTCTGGTGGCACCTTCGACGAGGAAATGTTACCGACAGCGGCCAGTTTAAATGTGCCTATTGTTTTAATGCACATCCGGGGAAACCCGCAGACAATGCAACAACAAACAGATTATCAGGATTTGATGGAGGAGATTAGCCGTTTCTTAAGTCAGCAAATTGCTGCAGCAACGGCTGTTGGCGTTGACGAGAATAAAATTATTATTGATCCTGGTATTGGCTTTGCGAAAAACTATGAGCAAAATATCGAGATTTTTCGTCAATTACGGTCATTGTCAAAGCTCAACCGCCCTATTTTAGTAGGAGCATCCAGAAAAAGTTTTATTGGTCGCATTTTAAATCAACCAGAGCCGAAAGCTAGAGTCTGGGGAACAGCAGCAGCGTGCTCCGCTGCTATTTTTCATGGTGCAGACATTCTCCGTGTTCACGATGTCAAAGAAATGCATGATGTATCGCTGGTTGCCGATGCATTATTCCGTCAGCCAGCACAGGACTAA
- the tpiA gene encoding triose-phosphate isomerase translates to MRKIVIAGNWKMFKTQAESQEFLQGFLPYLEETPQEREILLCPPFTNLNILSKSLHGSRVQLGAQNVHWEENGAYTGEISSPMLTEIGVRYVIVGHSERRQYFGETNLSVNLRLKAAQKHGLTPILCVGETKQQRDEGETESLIISQLNQGLVNVDQDNLVIAYEPIWAIGTGDTCEATEANRVIGLIRSQLSNPNVSIQYGGSVKPNNIDEIMAQPEIDGALVGGASLEPESFARIVNYN, encoded by the coding sequence GTGCGAAAAATAGTTATTGCTGGTAACTGGAAAATGTTCAAAACTCAAGCAGAGTCCCAGGAATTCTTACAGGGATTTCTGCCTTACTTGGAGGAAACTCCCCAAGAGCGGGAAATTTTATTGTGTCCTCCCTTCACCAATTTAAATATTTTGTCAAAAAGTTTACATGGTAGCCGTGTACAACTAGGAGCACAAAATGTCCACTGGGAAGAAAATGGCGCCTACACTGGTGAAATTTCTAGCCCAATGCTGACAGAAATTGGTGTGCGTTATGTCATCGTCGGTCACAGCGAACGACGACAATATTTTGGGGAAACAAACTTGAGTGTCAATTTGCGCCTCAAAGCTGCCCAAAAACACGGTTTGACGCCAATTCTCTGTGTGGGTGAAACAAAACAACAACGAGATGAGGGAGAAACTGAATCACTAATTATCAGTCAGCTCAACCAAGGATTGGTAAATGTTGACCAAGATAATTTGGTGATTGCTTATGAGCCGATTTGGGCGATTGGTACAGGTGACACTTGCGAAGCAACTGAAGCCAATCGAGTCATTGGCTTAATTCGTAGCCAGTTGAGTAACCCTAATGTTTCTATTCAATATGGTGGCTCAGTTAAGCCGAATAATATTGATGAGATTATGGCTCAACCAGAAATCGATGGTGCTTTGGTGGGGGGAGCAAGTCTGGAACCTGAGAGTTTTGCTCGCATTGTCAACTATAACTAG
- a CDS encoding pentapeptide repeat-containing protein gives MDADQLLQQYCAGEKNFAQADLNFINLSEMYLAEINLARANLANATLSHAHLCGANLNEANLTAALLWRTDLTRANLTWANLKAANMIRATLCQVNLHSALLMKADLRLADLSDADLSGANLTGADLRYANLSGAILTGANLSGTNLTGANFSQTNLHRAHFTRAILCKTDFSGADFTQVDLTEVDLDACILHRVTLPERSLMKAV, from the coding sequence ATGGATGCAGATCAACTGTTGCAACAATACTGTGCAGGAGAGAAAAACTTTGCTCAAGCTGACCTCAATTTTATCAACTTGAGCGAAATGTATTTAGCCGAGATCAATTTGGCTAGAGCTAATCTGGCAAATGCGACACTATCACATGCTCATCTGTGTGGAGCAAATCTCAATGAGGCTAATTTAACCGCAGCACTGCTGTGGAGAACTGATTTGACAAGAGCAAATCTGACCTGGGCCAATTTGAAGGCTGCGAACATGATTCGAGCCACTCTTTGTCAGGTAAACTTGCATTCAGCGTTGCTGATGAAAGCAGACTTGCGCCTAGCAGATTTAAGTGATGCCGATTTGAGTGGTGCAAACTTGACGGGAGCAGATTTGCGTTACGCCAACCTCAGCGGTGCAATTCTCACGGGAGCCAATTTAAGCGGTACTAATTTGACTGGTGCTAACTTCAGTCAAACGAACTTGCATCGTGCTCATTTCACTAGAGCTATTTTATGCAAAACTGACTTCAGTGGCGCTGACTTCACACAAGTAGATTTAACTGAAGTCGATTTAGATGCTTGCATTCTTCACAGAGTCACCTTACCCGAACGAAGTTTGATGAAAGCGGTTTAA
- a CDS encoding ribbon-helix-helix protein, CopG family, translating into MPRTGRPKTGKVAISGTLRVSPESWESLRKLAESLGMTRSELVERIADKKIPLALENSQAVESMGKSFAS; encoded by the coding sequence ATGCCAAGAACAGGTCGCCCAAAAACCGGGAAGGTGGCGATATCGGGGACTTTGAGGGTAAGTCCGGAGTCGTGGGAGTCTCTTCGGAAGCTAGCCGAAAGTCTTGGAATGACGAGATCGGAATTAGTGGAGAGAATAGCAGACAAGAAGATACCCCTAGCGCTAGAGAACAGTCAAGCAGTGGAATCAATGGGAAAATCGTTCGCCAGCTAA
- the dxs gene encoding 1-deoxy-D-xylulose-5-phosphate synthase gives MHLSEITHPNQLHGLSIRQLQQIARQIRDKHLQTVAATGGHLGPGLGVVELTLGLYQTLDLDRDKVIWDVGHQAYPHKLLTGRYSNFDTLRQKDGIAGYLKRCESKFDHFGAGHASTSISAALGMALARDLKGEKFKSVAVIGDGALTGGMALEAINHAGHLPKTNLLVVLNDNEMSISPNVGAIPRYLNKMRLSPPVQFFKDNLEEQFKQIPFVGESLSPEIGRIKEGMKRLAVPKVGAVFEELGFTYMGPVDGHNLEELIATFQQAHQIPGPVLVHVATVKGKGYEIAEQDQVGYHAQNPFNLTTGKAIPSSKPKPPAYAKVFAHTLVKLAEQNPKIIGITAAMATGTGLDKLQAKLPNQYIDVGIAEQHAVTLAAGLAAEGMRPVAAIYSTFLQRAYDQIIHDVCIQNLPVFFCLDRAGIVGADGPTHQGMYDIAYLRCIPNMVMMAPKDEAELQRMIVTGVNHTSGPIALRFPRGNGHGVPLMEEGWEPLEIGKGEILRTGDDVLILGYGTMVYPSLQAAEILSEHGIEATVVNARFVKPLDTELILPLAKKIGRVVTLEEGCVMGGFGSAVAEALLDADVVVPVKRIGVPDILVDHATPDESKAELGLTSRQIAERVLQAYFQPQLSAVV, from the coding sequence ATGCATTTGAGCGAAATCACCCATCCCAATCAGTTGCACGGTTTATCGATTCGGCAGTTGCAACAAATTGCTCGTCAAATCCGAGATAAGCATCTGCAAACGGTAGCTGCAACCGGGGGACACCTGGGGCCAGGTTTGGGTGTTGTAGAATTAACTCTAGGGCTTTACCAAACACTAGACTTAGACAGGGATAAAGTCATTTGGGACGTAGGACACCAAGCTTATCCCCACAAACTACTGACAGGACGTTACAGCAACTTCGACACCCTCAGACAAAAAGACGGCATTGCTGGTTATCTCAAACGGTGCGAAAGTAAATTTGATCATTTTGGCGCCGGTCACGCTTCCACCAGCATTTCAGCGGCTTTGGGTATGGCTTTGGCGCGAGATTTAAAAGGGGAAAAATTTAAATCAGTCGCCGTAATTGGTGACGGCGCCCTCACCGGCGGGATGGCTTTAGAAGCCATCAACCACGCCGGACATCTACCCAAAACCAACCTCCTAGTTGTTCTCAACGACAACGAGATGTCCATTTCGCCCAACGTCGGCGCCATTCCTCGCTATCTCAACAAGATGCGTCTGAGTCCCCCAGTCCAGTTTTTCAAAGACAACTTAGAAGAACAATTCAAACAAATTCCCTTTGTTGGTGAATCCCTATCTCCCGAAATCGGACGCATCAAAGAAGGAATGAAGCGTTTGGCGGTTCCCAAAGTTGGAGCAGTGTTTGAAGAACTCGGTTTTACTTACATGGGGCCAGTCGATGGACACAATCTCGAAGAATTGATCGCCACCTTCCAACAAGCTCATCAAATACCCGGCCCTGTCTTAGTGCATGTAGCCACTGTCAAGGGTAAAGGTTATGAAATTGCCGAACAAGACCAAGTTGGTTATCATGCCCAAAACCCCTTCAACCTGACAACCGGTAAAGCTATCCCTTCCAGCAAGCCCAAGCCCCCTGCTTACGCGAAAGTCTTCGCCCACACCTTAGTCAAACTGGCTGAACAAAACCCCAAAATTATCGGGATTACAGCCGCAATGGCTACAGGAACAGGCTTAGATAAATTACAAGCAAAACTGCCGAATCAATATATTGATGTTGGCATTGCTGAACAACACGCCGTCACCTTAGCTGCAGGGCTAGCTGCAGAAGGTATGCGCCCCGTCGCCGCTATCTACTCTACTTTCTTGCAACGCGCCTACGACCAAATAATTCACGATGTCTGCATCCAAAACCTCCCAGTATTCTTTTGCTTAGACCGGGCAGGAATTGTCGGCGCTGACGGCCCCACCCACCAAGGGATGTATGATATTGCCTACCTGCGCTGCATCCCCAACATGGTGATGATGGCGCCTAAAGACGAAGCCGAATTACAACGCATGATCGTCACCGGCGTTAATCATACCAGCGGCCCGATTGCTCTGCGCTTTCCTCGTGGTAACGGTCACGGTGTACCTTTGATGGAAGAAGGCTGGGAACCTTTAGAAATCGGCAAAGGCGAAATTCTCCGCACCGGGGACGACGTATTAATTCTCGGTTACGGCACAATGGTATACCCAAGTTTGCAAGCAGCCGAAATCCTCAGCGAACACGGCATAGAAGCCACAGTGGTTAACGCCCGTTTTGTCAAGCCTTTGGATACAGAATTAATCTTGCCTCTGGCGAAGAAAATCGGCCGTGTCGTTACCTTAGAAGAAGGTTGCGTCATGGGTGGCTTTGGTTCTGCAGTCGCGGAAGCCCTCTTGGATGCTGACGTGGTTGTACCTGTGAAGCGCATCGGTGTCCCAGATATTCTCGTAGATCATGCGACACCAGATGAATCTAAAGCTGAGTTAGGTTTAACCAGCCGTCAGATAGCAGAGAGAGTTTTGCAGGCTTACTTTCAGCCCCAATTATCTGCTGTTGTCTAA
- a CDS encoding orange carotenoid protein N-terminal domain-containing protein encodes MSITLKSAQSIFPSTLIADIVPATTESFAQLSAEDQLALLWFAYTEMGKSITVAAPGAANMVLAQGLLEQIKQMPFEAQTQVMCDLANRADTPLCRSYASFTVNIKLGFWYQLGEWMAQGIVAPIPKGYQLSPEANKVLQAIRNADPGQQITILRNTVVSMGFDPNAPGSYKKVTVPVAPPTAPAFRTNVTIEGVSDVAVLGYINNMNAFDFDAAVALFNAEGALQPPFERPIVGQQAILAYMREECQGLKMLPERGVSEPVEDGYTQVKVTGKVQTPWFGASVGMNIAWRFLLDPQGKIFFVAIDLLASPKELLNLVRK; translated from the coding sequence ATGTCTATTACCCTCAAATCTGCTCAAAGTATTTTCCCCAGTACTCTAATTGCTGACATCGTTCCAGCTACCACCGAGTCATTTGCTCAACTCAGCGCCGAAGACCAACTAGCACTGCTTTGGTTTGCCTATACAGAAATGGGTAAATCCATCACCGTTGCGGCTCCTGGTGCAGCAAACATGGTCTTGGCCCAAGGCTTACTCGAACAAATTAAGCAAATGCCTTTTGAAGCACAGACACAAGTGATGTGCGATTTGGCTAACCGTGCGGACACTCCCCTTTGTCGCTCCTATGCATCCTTCACCGTCAACATCAAACTAGGCTTTTGGTATCAACTAGGAGAATGGATGGCACAGGGAATCGTCGCCCCCATTCCCAAAGGTTATCAGCTGTCTCCAGAAGCAAATAAAGTACTGCAAGCAATTAGAAACGCTGACCCAGGTCAACAAATCACCATCTTACGCAACACAGTTGTTAGCATGGGATTTGATCCCAATGCCCCAGGCAGTTACAAAAAAGTTACAGTACCTGTAGCTCCTCCCACCGCACCAGCATTCCGGACTAACGTCACCATTGAAGGCGTATCAGATGTAGCTGTATTAGGTTACATCAACAACATGAACGCTTTTGACTTCGATGCAGCAGTAGCACTGTTTAACGCCGAGGGTGCATTGCAGCCCCCATTTGAAAGACCAATTGTTGGTCAGCAGGCAATTTTGGCATATATGCGTGAAGAATGCCAAGGACTAAAAATGTTGCCAGAGCGTGGTGTATCTGAGCCAGTAGAAGACGGCTATACCCAAGTGAAAGTCACGGGTAAAGTGCAAACTCCCTGGTTTGGTGCCAGCGTCGGGATGAACATTGCATGGCGCTTCCTCTTAGATCCCCAAGGCAAAATTTTCTTTGTGGCGATTGACTTACTCGCTTCTCCCAAAGAACTACTTAACTTAGTGCGTAAATAG
- a CDS encoding SPFH domain-containing protein, with product MEPIIAIVLALIGYALGSAKLINQGNEALVERLGRYHRKLKPGLNFIVPLVDQIVMEDTTREQVLDIKPQNVITKDGIYLEVDAILYWRIRDIEKSFYAIDDLQGGLSQLATTTLREIIAQNTLEETNISRSDMDRAILDLLNPVTGEWGVEILRLDIQSINPPESVRRSMEEERAAEIKKRALISEAEGERQAAIKKAEGTKTSMQIIGEALRSHPESREILRYLVAQDYVEASQKLGESNNAKIVFVDPANSTEMFQELIAESVTHESNNKNTGNSVT from the coding sequence ATGGAGCCAATTATTGCTATCGTCTTAGCCCTCATCGGTTATGCCTTAGGATCTGCCAAATTAATTAATCAAGGTAACGAAGCCTTAGTCGAACGATTAGGTCGGTATCATCGCAAACTTAAACCCGGACTCAATTTCATCGTCCCCCTAGTTGACCAAATTGTCATGGAGGACACAACGAGAGAACAGGTTTTAGACATCAAGCCTCAAAATGTGATTACCAAAGACGGTATCTATCTAGAAGTGGACGCGATTCTTTACTGGCGTATCAGAGATATCGAAAAAAGCTTTTATGCAATTGATGACCTCCAAGGAGGACTATCACAGCTAGCCACAACTACACTGCGCGAAATTATCGCTCAGAACACCTTGGAAGAAACGAACATCTCCAGGTCTGACATGGATAGAGCCATATTAGATCTACTCAATCCCGTTACTGGGGAGTGGGGAGTTGAGATTCTGCGGCTAGATATTCAAAGCATTAACCCGCCCGAAAGCGTGCGGCGTTCCATGGAAGAAGAAAGAGCCGCAGAAATCAAAAAACGCGCCCTCATTTCCGAAGCGGAAGGGGAAAGACAAGCCGCAATTAAAAAAGCTGAAGGGACTAAAACCTCAATGCAAATCATTGGTGAGGCTTTAAGATCTCATCCCGAAAGCCGCGAAATTCTCAGGTATCTTGTAGCTCAAGATTATGTGGAAGCCAGCCAAAAACTGGGCGAGAGCAATAACGCCAAAATAGTTTTCGTAGACCCAGCCAACTCAACAGAAATGTTTCAGGAATTAATTGCTGAGTCTGTCACCCACGAAAGTAACAATAAAAACACTGGTAACAGTGTGACTTAA